The following DNA comes from Myxococcus fulvus.
GGCGCGGGACGTATTCGCCGTCCTTCACCGTGCCGGGGACGATGCCGATGGAGATGCCCCGCCGGCCCACGACCTGGACGAACGCGTCCGCCGCCGCGCGCATGACGCCGCTGCCCGCGCCGGTGAGCAGGTCGAACCCCGCCTCGGCGATCCACCGCGCCAACGGAATGACGCGCTCCAGGTGCTCCTGCCGCCCCGAGCCGAACACGCCGATGATCCGCCTTTCCTTTCTCATGACTGGTTTGCTCCTTCCCGCGGATGTGACCGGCCCGACCCCCAGCTTCTTCCATGTGCGTCCCACGCATCCGGCGCAACCGTTCAGTGCGTCACAGAGTCCCCGTCCGCCGTTCACCGATGGAAGGATCCACCCTCCGACAGAGCCCGAAATGACACTTGCAGGACGCGGCGCGCCCAAGGGTGGGACGCGCCCCAGGCGCCCTGGCCTGTCAGACCCCCTCCGTAACCTGCTTCACGTCAAGCCTGGAGGTGGCCTTGTTCGACACCTGTGGTGGATGTGAGCGACGTGGTGGCCCCGGTGAAATCTTCGACTGGTGCGCCAACTGTGAGTTGTCCCTGTGCCCGCGCTGCATGGAGCGAGGGTGCTGTGACGAGTCCCCCGCGGAGTCGGGGCGCGGCGCGCCGCGGTTGTTGCCGGACCCGCCGGAGGACGACGCCCTTCCCCTGCCCGAGCACTTCGGTGGGCGGTGCTGCTCCAGTGCCCGCGCGGTGGCGTGCTCGTGCGCGTTCCACTGGGTCTGCGAGCGGCACGGCGACCAGCACATCGGCACGCACGACTGAGGGCGTCACGGGTTGCTGGCGCGGAGGTCCACGGGGCCCTCGCTCGGCAGCTCGACGGTGAAGCGGGCGCCCTCGCCCTGGGTGCTCTGTGCGTGGACCTGTCCGCCGAGCGCCACGACGATTTCGCGGACGATGAAGAGGCCCAGGCCCAGGCCCCCGTATTCGCGTGACGACACGGCGCGCTCGAAGCGGCCGAAGATGTGCGGCAGTCGCTCGGCGGGGATGCCGATGCCCTGGTCGATGACCTCCAGATGGACACGTCCGTGGGCGTGCGCCAATCGCACCTCGATGGGGCTCCCGGAGCCGAACTTGAGGGCGTTGGACAACAGATTGGTCACCACCTGCTCCAGGCGGACGCGATCCCATCGGCCGATGCAGTCCGGGGACAGGGTCAGGGAGAGACGCGATTGGGAGCGCTGGATGGCGTCCCGCATGCCCTCCGTCACGTCGCGCACCACGGAGGACAGGTCCACCGGCTCCAGCGTCAGGTGGAGGCGGCCCGTCTGGATTCGGGAGACGTCGAGCAGCTCGTCGACCAGGTGCGCCAGTCGCCGGGTCTGCGCCTGCGTCGTCTTGGAGGCGCGCTGGACGGCGTCGCGCGTGGGCACCTCGCTCCGGGCGAGTCCCTGCACGGAGAGCTGGAGCGCGGTGATGGGGGTGTACAGCTCGTGCGCGGCGATGGAGAGGAACTCGTCGCGCAGGCGGATGGCGTCCTGCGACTCGTGGTACAGCCGCGCGTTGTCCAGGGCGATGGCCGCGCGGCGCGCCAGGTCCTGCGCGAGCTCCACGTCCGAGGGCCCATAGCGTTTGCCCGGCACCGAGGACACGAGCGAGATGACGCCCAGCATCCGCCCGCGGGCGATGAGCGGCACCGCGAGGAAGGAGCGGGCCTTCAGCGCGCGGATGAGCGCGATGTGCGCCTCGTCCCGGCACAGCCGCTCCAGGACCTCGTCGGTGATGACGGGGATGAGCAGCGGCTCGCGGCTCTTCAGCACGGCGATGGCGGGCTGGGACGAGTCCCAGTCGGGGGTGTAGAACGACTGCAAATCACAGGCGACGCGCTCGTGCCCCGGGTCGGCGTGCGCGGTGGAGAGCCGGCGGATGGCGCCCGAGGGCTCCACCACGTCGATGGCGCAGAGCGTGGAGAGGAAGGACACGCACAGCCGCGCGAGCCGGGACAGCGTCGCCTCGAAGTCCAGCGCCTCGGCCAGCACCACGCTGCTCTCGGCGAGGAAGCGCACGGCCTCCTCCGCGCGCCGGCGCTCCTCGAACAAGAGGCTGTTCTCCAGCGAGATGGCCATCTGCGAGGACAACAACTGGAGCACGCGCACCCGGTCCGGCGTGAAGGCGTGGGTGGCCAGGTTGTTCTCCAGGTAGAGGACGCCCATGGTGCGCGCGTGGCGGCGGATGGGCACCACCAGGGCGGACTTCACGCGCTGCCGCGCCACGTACGCATCCGACACGAAGCGGCCCTGGTGCACGGCGTCTCCGAGCACCACCGCGTCCCCGGTGCGGAAGGCGTGCGCCAGGAGCGACTCGGGCACCAGCGACGAGCCCACCAGGGGGAGCTGGGGCCGCGCGAGGGGCTCCCCTGCTCCGCCCACCGCCGTGAGCACCAGCGCGCCCTGCTCGTCCAACACCAGCGCGCCGCGCTGCGCGCCCGCGACCTCCAGGCACACCGCCATCAGCTTCTCGAGCAGCCGCTCCAGGGCGACCTCGCCTGAGAGGGATTGCGCCGCCTTGAGGATGCTGAGCAGGTCGAGCGACGCGCCCCGGAAGTCGTCGCCCGTGGGCGTGACGGTCTGGTCCCACAGGCCGGACTCCTGCACCTGGAGGTCGGGGAACTCCTCCTGCAGCGCGGCCACCACGGCCTTGGCGCCCCAGCGGGCGAAGCCCTCACGCGCGGCGCGCAGGTAGAGCGAGGCCACGCGCTTGCGGCCCAGCGCGCTGTACAGCCGCCCCGCGAGCATGTTCGCGAGCGCCTCGTCGTGGGGATGGCCCTCCTCGCGCGCGCGGTCGATGGCCTCGTCGAAGAGCTCGGCGGCCTCGGTGAAGTGGCCTTCGAGGCGGGCACGCTCGGCGCTGAGCAACAGGTAGCGGTGGCGGAAGTTCTCCGGGCAGTTCGCCGACCAGTATCGGAACTGGTCCCACGATCTCTCGATGAGGGACCGACGCTCCTGGAGCGTGGCGGGGGTGCCGTTCCCGGCCGCGTGTACCAGCGCACCGAAGAAGGTGTGCTCGGTGACGGTGAAGAGCGACGGCATGAAGCGCAGGTGGGGCTCCGCGGCGCGGAGCATCTCCCGCGCGCCCGACAGGTCCCCGAGCAGATAGGACGTCTGGAGCCGGAGGATGAAGAACTGGCCGAGGATGGTCGGGTCCCCCTGGGCCTTCTCGAGGAATGCACGCGTGTCGAAGGTCGAATCGTCGTAGCCCGCGCGCTCGCGGGTCCGCCCCTGGAGGCAGCGCACGGCCTGCCGCAGCGCGAGCTGGAGGTCCGCCATGGCGCGCTGTCCGCTCTTCTGGTCGAACGCGAGCGCCGACTCGCTCTCCGCGTGGACGCGGTCCAGCTCGGCCCCCATCCGCAAGCGCGTGAAGCTGAGGCTCGCCAGGAGATAGGCGACGTACTGCGGCTCACCGCTCTCGAGCCCCGCGGAGATGCCCCGGCGCAGGAGCGGGATGGACGAGCGCAGGGGCTCGCGCCAGTGGCGCATGTAGAAGAGGAACGCGGCGAGCACGCGGCACTCCTCGCGCGGTTCGTCGAAGCGGCGGCTCAGCTCCATGCCCAGGTGGCTGAAGGGGTGGCCCGCGGCGTAGTCGTCCCGCGACTCGCCGAAGACGAGGCCGAAGCACACGTACGCGAAGGCGGAATACACGCTGTTGCCGTGCCGCAGCGTGAGGCCCACCATGCGCGTGTAGATGAACGAGAACATCGGCGGGTCCGAGAACCAGGCCGCGATGCCCGCGTTCATCAAGAGGCGCATGCAGCCGAGCTCCGACTCCGCGGCCATGCGCGGCGCGGACAGGAGCGCCTCCTCGGAGCGGTCCTTCCACAGGGCCTCCACCTGGGGCAGCTCCGCGCGGAAGGCCTCGGTCGCATCGCCCTCCGGCAGCTCCACGCCGAACAGCCGGAGCCCCTCGCGCGCGTGGCGGAGCGCGGACTCGTGGTCCCTCGCGAAGATGCTCGCGTTCATCCGCAGGACGTAGAGGTCCACCTTCTCCAGCGGCGTGCGCGCGTGCGCCATCGCCGTGTCGATGAGGCGCTCGGACAACAGGCGGTCTCCGGTGAGCTGCGCGCACTCGGCCGCGTCCTGGTGGAGCCGGAGCATCTGCTCGGTCCGGGTCGCCCAGGCGTCCTCGGGCAGCAGGGCGCGAGCGCGCATGAAGTACGCCAGCGCCGCCTCGAAGGCGGAGGCATCACGCACCTTGCGCCCCGCGCGCAGGTTGAGCTCGGCGAGCCACGTGCGCTCGTTCGTG
Coding sequences within:
- a CDS encoding ATP-binding sensor histidine kinase; this translates as MMVELPGLQDTRRIYRGHRYDVLRAWTPDGGARVLKVVREGPLAESSAGMLRHEHVMLRELSDIDGVVNVIGLEELSGHLALVLEDAGPNDLRDLLRRGPLEVDLFLELALDVATTLGALHRRHVIHRDLNPANLVVASNGRRLVMIDFDLATSVQGLVRSAGVPGGFEGTLRYIAPEQTGRMGRRVDHRADLYALGATFYEMLTGEAPFLSADAAQLVHALLAQPPIPPVDRNPALPSILSDVVLRLLAKSPEERYQSAEALVADLREIQRRWRGPGTPITFELGRHDLARELGLPDKLYGREREQALLDAALERARAGSREWVLLAGASGSGKSSLANVLRERVGAGHFLAGRSPELRGQTPYASLVEAVRGLVVSVLELPPEDVEAWRLRLQKSLGTHGRMLTELVPELERLIGEQPPVVALGPREAGSRFLLMLQSFLRDLATAEEPLVLFLDDLQWADAATLELLSRLSTDSELHHLLVLGAWRPGEWGPTHPLERWRTALSAVGCSPLLLELGPLDLPALTTLCADALKSEAEHVEPLASLVLEKTAGNPFAVGHFLRHLHRTGLLTYDLETGTWHWELERISQAEVTDNVVELMLDSIRRLPAATQRLLTVAACMRGQVDLWLLARVVEAPLEDTAGALWSALRAGLLVPEGRGPRFPSQQPAGPMTVHQATYRFAHDRVRHAAYSLLSEAERAAVHRAIARHLWADARGTESEPRVCEVVDHYHLGGDVVLDTNERTWLAELNLRAGRKVRDASAFEAALAYFMRARALLPEDAWATRTEQMLRLHQDAAECAQLTGDRLLSERLIDTAMAHARTPLEKVDLYVLRMNASIFARDHESALRHAREGLRLFGVELPEGDATEAFRAELPQVEALWKDRSEEALLSAPRMAAESELGCMRLLMNAGIAAWFSDPPMFSFIYTRMVGLTLRHGNSVYSAFAYVCFGLVFGESRDDYAAGHPFSHLGMELSRRFDEPREECRVLAAFLFYMRHWREPLRSSIPLLRRGISAGLESGEPQYVAYLLASLSFTRLRMGAELDRVHAESESALAFDQKSGQRAMADLQLALRQAVRCLQGRTRERAGYDDSTFDTRAFLEKAQGDPTILGQFFILRLQTSYLLGDLSGAREMLRAAEPHLRFMPSLFTVTEHTFFGALVHAAGNGTPATLQERRSLIERSWDQFRYWSANCPENFRHRYLLLSAERARLEGHFTEAAELFDEAIDRAREEGHPHDEALANMLAGRLYSALGRKRVASLYLRAAREGFARWGAKAVVAALQEEFPDLQVQESGLWDQTVTPTGDDFRGASLDLLSILKAAQSLSGEVALERLLEKLMAVCLEVAGAQRGALVLDEQGALVLTAVGGAGEPLARPQLPLVGSSLVPESLLAHAFRTGDAVVLGDAVHQGRFVSDAYVARQRVKSALVVPIRRHARTMGVLYLENNLATHAFTPDRVRVLQLLSSQMAISLENSLLFEERRRAEEAVRFLAESSVVLAEALDFEATLSRLARLCVSFLSTLCAIDVVEPSGAIRRLSTAHADPGHERVACDLQSFYTPDWDSSQPAIAVLKSREPLLIPVITDEVLERLCRDEAHIALIRALKARSFLAVPLIARGRMLGVISLVSSVPGKRYGPSDVELAQDLARRAAIALDNARLYHESQDAIRLRDEFLSIAAHELYTPITALQLSVQGLARSEVPTRDAVQRASKTTQAQTRRLAHLVDELLDVSRIQTGRLHLTLEPVDLSSVVRDVTEGMRDAIQRSQSRLSLTLSPDCIGRWDRVRLEQVVTNLLSNALKFGSGSPIEVRLAHAHGRVHLEVIDQGIGIPAERLPHIFGRFERAVSSREYGGLGLGLFIVREIVVALGGQVHAQSTQGEGARFTVELPSEGPVDLRASNP